The Natrinema sp. DC36 genome includes the window AGCGTGACGTCGCGGATCGAGACCCCCTCGCAGTCGACGAGGTGAATCATCGGCCCCGGTCGGAACGACGGCTTCGCGACCGGCCACTCGTCGGTCGCTCCCGACCGGTCGAGGTAGTCGTCGCCCTGTCGGGCGCGATGGGGCGCGTTCGAGACGAGCGGGTGCCCCTCGCTCTCGCCGGAGTGCTGCCGGATCGGTTCGTCGGTGTCCATGAACTCGGTCCCGCGCCCGTCGATCGTCCCCTCGCCGACGAGTGCGACGTTCTCGACGCCCTCCGCGAGCACGAACGGCCGCTCGCCGTCGGGGCCGACGTGGCGGTCGACGAACGCTGCATCCGACGCTGCGGGACGCAGACGGGCCCCCGCCTCGAGACGGAGAGTCACGTTACTGCGGAGGTGGACGGTCCCCAGGACGTACTCGCCGCTCGAGACGGTGACGGTCCCGCCGCCGTCCTCGTGACGGGCGTCGATCGCGCGCTGGAAGCGCTCGGTCGTGCGTTCGTGCGCCGACTCCGCGTCTCGGTTCGATTCGGCGGTCGGGTCGATCCGAACCGACGCAGACGGCTCCGTGTGCTCGGTCATCTCGTCCGGTTCATCGGAACGGACGGTATAAATCCCTCCGCTCGCTGGCGTGGTATCGATCTCCGATCGGTAATCTCCCAGCGACATAGGTGGTGGTAAGAATTAAGTTCACGAACGGTGACTGATACCGTGTCGCAATGGCGCGACAGTGTTTGCCATGAGCAACGAGAGCGATCAGCGGACGACGGAGCAGTCGCCTCGAGCGGAAACCGACGCCTCGACCTCGATGGGGCGACGCGGAGCGATGGCGGTCCTCGGTGCCGCCGGACTCGGGACGGCCCTGACCGGCGCGGCGAGCGCCCGGGGCGACGAGGGGAAGGGCGGTCCGAACACCGGCAACCAGCCGTGGTACGAATGGGACGCCGACGTCGACGCCGGCGGGAACGGTCTGTACGATCTGACCGCCCTCGACGTAGACCACACGTATACGGGCGCCAGAGAGGCCGATGTCATCGTCTGGCGCGACGACGATGGCGTCTATCACGCCGACGGCGAAGACGACGCGGTGGCCAGCGGCGAGGAGCCGATGCCCATCGTCCAGGCGGCGGTCGACGCGCTGGACGACGACCGGACGACGAAGGCCACGGTCCGCGTCGCCGCGGACCTCGAGGTCAGCGAGGACCACGAGCGAACGGGCGTGGACGTACCGAGTCACACCCGACTCGACGTCGCGGGGGAGGTGACGGTCGACGGCGAGACCGACGCCGTCCTCTCGATGCGGAGCGTCGAGAACGTCGAGATTCCCCGGCTCACCGTGACCGGTTCGGCGAGCCAGGCGATCTTCGCCGACGACTGCTCGGAGTTGACGATCGGGCGCCTGTGGATCGACGGCGTCACCGTCCAGGGCGTCCGGATTCAGGGCGGCAGTTCCGACGTCCAGATCGATACCGCCTACGTGACGAACACGGGCCACCACGGGATCGAGACCTACGACGTCGAACGGATCCAGATCGGACAGGTGACCGGCGTCGATCCGGGCAGTAGCGTACTGCTGTTGAACGAGACGTTCGACGCGAGCGTCGGTCAGGTCGTCGGCGAGAACCCCTCGTTCGACTACGCGACGTTCCGGCTCGCGAACGGCTGTCGGAACGTGTCGGTCGGCCGCGTCGTCAGCCGCGGCGGCGTCCGCGGCCTGTCGATCATCACCGGTACGCGCGATGTCACCGTCGGCGAAGTCAACGTTCGGGGCGGCTCGAAGGCCGGTATCCTGCTGGTCGACGTCAGGAACGTGAAGATCCTCGGGGGCGTGATCAAGAACTTCGACGGCCCCGGCGTCAACTTCTGGTCGCTCGGGCTGCAGGGTGCCGCCTCGGAGATCAACGAGGGGATCACGCTCGCCAACCTCCGGATCACCGACGACCGCGACGACCCGTCCCAGCCGTGGGCGATCAGGGAAGACGGGGCATGCCTCCACAACCAGTTCGTCAACAACGACGTCCGCGGCGGCGGGACCGAGGGCCTCATCAGGGTCGCCTCCGAGACGACCGTCGTCGACGGTAACGTCGGCGGCGGTCTCGATCAGGGGACCGTCACCCTCGAGTCCGGGTCCTCGCCGGCCGCCCGGGTGTCGGGGGTTGCCGAGTACTATCGCTCGACGATCGAGGCCCGCACGATGCCGTCCGGCGAGGCGGGCGCGTCGGCCGCCTGGGAGCAGTACCCCGAGTGGAACGGCGAGTCGTGGGACCTCGTCTTCGAGTGGCGGACCGACCCCGGCACGGACGTCGACGTCGACTACGTCGTCGACCAGCCGCGCGCGACGATCGGCCGATCGATCGATCGGGACGCCCTCTGGGACGAGGCGGTCCAGTCGATCGAACCCGGGACGTACCGCGTCGTCGCCGAACACAGCGGCAAGGTCCTGGAGGTCGCGGACGGCTCGACGGCCGCGGGCGCGCCGATACAGCAGGGCGAGTGGGCTGACGAGCCCCACCAGCGCTGGGTCGTCGACGGCAGCATGGACGGTCGACAGGGCCGCTTTACGCTCGCCGCGGAACACAGCGACAAGGGGATCGCGTTCTCCGGGACCGAGGCGGTTCAGGGCAGCGTCACGGAGTACCGGATGGAACGGTACGAGACCGGCTTCCAGATCGACGTTCCCGGCGGCCGACTGGAGGTCGCCGAGGGCTCGACGGTCGACGGCGCTCCCGTTCGCGCCGGCGACTGGGAGGGTGAACCGAACCAGATCTGGCGGTTCGAGCGGTTGTAAGCGCGCATCACGAGACGGGGCACCACCGACTTCCGAGGCCGAAACCCGGTTCCTCTCGTCGGCGACGACGACCCTCGAGACGACCGCGGGACGCTCTCGAACCGTCGACGGACTCCGCGATCGAAATCACCGCGTCGCTGACGGAATCGGTGGCGAGTGGGGGAAAACGAAGCCCGGCCCGATCAGATGTAGTCTTCCGGGTCGGGACGGTCGGCCTGTTCGTCGCCGTCGCGCAGGTACCGCTGCACGGCCGGGAGGAACCGGTACCGCAGATCGAAGTAGAACGAGACGATCCCGTAGATCCAGAAGAAAAACAGGACTACCGCCGAGACGATAAACAGCGCGCCGGTAGTCGTCACCATCGTCAGATCACCCCTGAACCCCTTCCGACGAATCGATCTCCGCTTTCGCCGGCAGCCCCTCGATGAGCGAGTGTGCGATCGCGTCGCCGCTTTGCCCGTCGAAGAGATGCACTTTCTCCCGATCGAGGACGATCTCG containing:
- a CDS encoding RICIN domain-containing protein codes for the protein MSNESDQRTTEQSPRAETDASTSMGRRGAMAVLGAAGLGTALTGAASARGDEGKGGPNTGNQPWYEWDADVDAGGNGLYDLTALDVDHTYTGAREADVIVWRDDDGVYHADGEDDAVASGEEPMPIVQAAVDALDDDRTTKATVRVAADLEVSEDHERTGVDVPSHTRLDVAGEVTVDGETDAVLSMRSVENVEIPRLTVTGSASQAIFADDCSELTIGRLWIDGVTVQGVRIQGGSSDVQIDTAYVTNTGHHGIETYDVERIQIGQVTGVDPGSSVLLLNETFDASVGQVVGENPSFDYATFRLANGCRNVSVGRVVSRGGVRGLSIITGTRDVTVGEVNVRGGSKAGILLVDVRNVKILGGVIKNFDGPGVNFWSLGLQGAASEINEGITLANLRITDDRDDPSQPWAIREDGACLHNQFVNNDVRGGGTEGLIRVASETTVVDGNVGGGLDQGTVTLESGSSPAARVSGVAEYYRSTIEARTMPSGEAGASAAWEQYPEWNGESWDLVFEWRTDPGTDVDVDYVVDQPRATIGRSIDRDALWDEAVQSIEPGTYRVVAEHSGKVLEVADGSTAAGAPIQQGEWADEPHQRWVVDGSMDGRQGRFTLAAEHSDKGIAFSGTEAVQGSVTEYRMERYETGFQIDVPGGRLEVAEGSTVDGAPVRAGDWEGEPNQIWRFERL